From Salvelinus sp. IW2-2015 linkage group LG33, ASM291031v2, whole genome shotgun sequence, one genomic window encodes:
- the LOC111957410 gene encoding leukocyte surface antigen CD53 isoform X1 has translation MAQNCLKCLKYTMCVVNFVCFICGTAGFGFGVFMMMNSKVSSLIPSLSSLNIANMLFIIGIIMTCVSFLGFLGALKENRCLLVTFFILLFILILVELTAAFLLLLYESKIGSFLQRDLTDSLEKSRESAKGGNSTMSTGDWDIIQTTFQCCGVHNSSDWKDKMPASCCSKTQCDINQPGCYNKLKAWFEENFLATGVAVIVLCVIEVLGMCFSVTLFCHISQSGLSYK, from the exons ATGGCTCAAAATTGCCTCAAGTGTTTGAAATACACCATGTGTGTGGTTAACTTCGTGTGCTTT ATCTGTGGAACTGCAGGGTTTGGTTTTGGAGTGTTCATGATGATGAACTCTAAGGTGTCGTCTCTCATCCCATCCCTGTCCTCCCTGAACATTGCCAACATGCTCTTCATCATTGGCATCATCATGACCTGTGTGTCCTTCCTGGGGTTCCTGGGGGCCCTGAAAGAGAACCGCTGCCTCCTTGTCACT TTTTTCATCCTGCTGTTCATTCTGATATTGGTGGAGCTGACTGCAGCCTTTCTACTGCTTTTATATGAGAGCAAG ATTGGCAGCTTCCTACAGAGGGATCTCACGGACAGTCTGGAGAAGTCCCGGGAATCAGCTAAAGGTGGGAATTCAACAATGAGCACGGGTGACTGGGACATCATTCAGACCACG TTCCAGTGCTGTGGGGTCCATAACTCAAGTGACTGGAAGGATAAAATGCCTGCGTCCTGCTGCTCCAAGACCCAATGTGACATCAATCAGCCG GGTTGTTACAATAAGCTGAAGGCCTGGTTTGAGGAGAACTTCCTAGCCACTGGAGTTGCTGTGATTGTGCTCTGCGTTATTGAG GTCCTGGGCATGTGTTTTTCCGTGACTCTGTTCTGCCACATAAGCCAGTCTGGACTCAGCTACAAATGA
- the LOC111957410 gene encoding leukocyte surface antigen CD53 isoform X2: MMMNSKVSSLIPSLSSLNIANMLFIIGIIMTCVSFLGFLGALKENRCLLVTFFILLFILILVELTAAFLLLLYESKIGSFLQRDLTDSLEKSRESAKGGNSTMSTGDWDIIQTTFQCCGVHNSSDWKDKMPASCCSKTQCDINQPGCYNKLKAWFEENFLATGVAVIVLCVIEVLGMCFSVTLFCHISQSGLSYK, translated from the exons ATGATGATGAACTCTAAGGTGTCGTCTCTCATCCCATCCCTGTCCTCCCTGAACATTGCCAACATGCTCTTCATCATTGGCATCATCATGACCTGTGTGTCCTTCCTGGGGTTCCTGGGGGCCCTGAAAGAGAACCGCTGCCTCCTTGTCACT TTTTTCATCCTGCTGTTCATTCTGATATTGGTGGAGCTGACTGCAGCCTTTCTACTGCTTTTATATGAGAGCAAG ATTGGCAGCTTCCTACAGAGGGATCTCACGGACAGTCTGGAGAAGTCCCGGGAATCAGCTAAAGGTGGGAATTCAACAATGAGCACGGGTGACTGGGACATCATTCAGACCACG TTCCAGTGCTGTGGGGTCCATAACTCAAGTGACTGGAAGGATAAAATGCCTGCGTCCTGCTGCTCCAAGACCCAATGTGACATCAATCAGCCG GGTTGTTACAATAAGCTGAAGGCCTGGTTTGAGGAGAACTTCCTAGCCACTGGAGTTGCTGTGATTGTGCTCTGCGTTATTGAG GTCCTGGGCATGTGTTTTTCCGTGACTCTGTTCTGCCACATAAGCCAGTCTGGACTCAGCTACAAATGA